The window GCGCGCGAACAGGCAATGAGTTCCAGAAACTCCGCGTATCGACTCAGTGCGAGCGATTCTCGATCCATGTTCGACGATGTTCAAGAACGGTTCTGGGAGAGCCCACGCCTCGACTCAACGCAGACCGGCGGCGATCTGTCGAATTTCCGCGGGCGTGTGTTCCTCAGCCAGCGGCGTACCGGGGAGGAGGAACTTGCCCATGGCGAGGCCTCCGACGAGGACAGGTTCGAAGCCGATGCCGCGGATGAGTCCCTCGGCGAGGGCGATGGCTTTCGGATCGTCGCCGGCGATCGGCACACCGACGAGGCCGCCCGGGCGGTGGGCGATCACGCCGACCCTCCGATAGCTGATCGCGTTGAACGCCCGCACGATGCGCGCCCCCGGCAGCAACTTGGCGCTGGCCAGCCCGGCGCCGCCCTGCTCGTTCACCCACTTCACCAGTTCGGCACCGTCACGCCGCGCGATGGGGTTGCAGACGTCCAGCACCAGCGGCTTGGTGGCGAGCGCGCGGCCGTGCGCCTTACCGATCTCCTCGAGCGCCGCGTAGGGGACGACCATCACCACCACGTCGCCGAAGGCGACGGCCTGCGCGACGGGGCCGGCCTGGGCGAGAGGCCCGAGACCCGTCGTGAGGTCCTTCAGGTTCTCGGGATGGCGCGACGAGAACATCACGGGGTGCCCGGCCTTGACGAAGAGAGCGCCGACGGCGCCGCCCATGCGCCCGGCCCCAACCATGCTGATCTTGAGCGGCGGCGCGGTCGTCGCCTGGGCCCTCGCGCGAGCCGGCCGAGCGGCGAGCGCGACCACGCCGAGCCCGCACCCGGCAAGCTTGAGAAAGTTGCGGCGGCCGTGATCAGCGGCGTGATTCCCTGCCATATCTCTCTCCTTCTTCAGGCCTACCGTGTACCTCACCTTATCCGCCGAACGCGCCGGCTAAGCTGCGGCGCGCGTGCGCAACCATGCATCCGCCGCGGGCCTCCTGCGCGCCGCCGGCTTAAGCCGGTTGTTAGGCGTCGCGCTCAACGCGTGAAACCTGTACCGCAAGAGCCACTCCACTGACCATCAGCATCGATGTCGCGACTAGTAATAGAGCGAGTAAAGGATAGAAGCTCAGC is drawn from Candidatus Methylomirabilota bacterium and contains these coding sequences:
- a CDS encoding NAD(P)-binding domain-containing protein; translation: MAGNHAADHGRRNFLKLAGCGLGVVALAARPARARAQATTAPPLKISMVGAGRMGGAVGALFVKAGHPVMFSSRHPENLKDLTTGLGPLAQAGPVAQAVAFGDVVVMVVPYAALEEIGKAHGRALATKPLVLDVCNPIARRDGAELVKWVNEQGGAGLASAKLLPGARIVRAFNAISYRRVGVIAHRPGGLVGVPIAGDDPKAIALAEGLIRGIGFEPVLVGGLAMGKFLLPGTPLAEEHTPAEIRQIAAGLR